A genome region from Fimbriimonadaceae bacterium includes the following:
- a CDS encoding DUF4258 domain-containing protein has protein sequence MQYVLSSHATDALKTRNIHQDWLERVLNSPSRTVPDFIDSALEHRLGIIAEHDNRVLRVIVNIECTPVRVVTAYFDRTMRGTL, from the coding sequence ATGCAATACGTATTATCCTCGCACGCAACTGATGCACTGAAGACACGCAATATTCATCAGGATTGGCTTGAACGCGTGTTAAACTCCCCCAGTCGCACAGTTCCAGATTTCATCGATTCTGCCTTGGAGCATCGGCTTGGAATCATTGCGGAGCATGACAATAGGGTGCTCCGTGTGATAGTGAATATCGAATGTACCCCGGTGCGTGTGGTGACTGCGTATTTCGATCGAACCATGCGAGGGACGCTATGA
- a CDS encoding DUF2283 domain-containing protein, translating into MKLKVDHEADALYLTLDDTSAVESQEVSPGIIVDFNERGTVVGIEMLHLSKRTPKLDSGKLEFETIPAIARQ; encoded by the coding sequence ATGAAATTGAAAGTCGATCACGAAGCCGACGCTCTCTACCTGACGTTGGACGACACCAGCGCGGTGGAGTCTCAGGAAGTGTCGCCTGGAATCATCGTGGACTTTAACGAGAGGGGAACGGTCGTGGGGATTGAGATGCTCCATCTTTCCAAACGAACGCCCAAGTTGGACTCGGGAAAATTGGAATTCGAAACTATTCCAGCTATTGCCCGACAGTGA